In one Deltaproteobacteria bacterium genomic region, the following are encoded:
- a CDS encoding twin-arginine translocase TatA/TatE family subunit gives MFGLGVTELIVILVIALLFFGGNKLADIGGGLGRAIRDFRKELKKPDEIDVTPGKNTASPDEKSH, from the coding sequence ATGTTTGGTCTAGGCGTGACAGAGCTTATCGTCATTCTCGTTATTGCCCTTCTCTTTTTCGGAGGGAATAAGCTTGCTGATATTGGTGGCGGACTTGGCAGAGCAATCCGCGATTTTCGTAAGGAACTCAAGAAACCTGACGAGATTGACGTCACTCCAGGAAAAAATACCGCTTCCCCTGACGAAAAATCCCATTAA
- a CDS encoding DUF3426 domain-containing protein — protein sequence MIIECPACHTRYRMESSVSVTDATLFECSREQCGHVFSYLPESSPQTPAAPPLMEDPPVEPTDAFVPDPALSTAEDSPLMPPTSPPSFSQRTPAQPSLAKDNNQAFSTAEDFSLDSPALSSPVTSFPSSATNDAIRRDNPVKRSASLRPRPRPTPVSTFSIWPMLGLLGLLVIGYYFLGNRWRTNVTDTEGMLARLPVVGSSFVASQFSPQHIVLSDVKSGYWVTKDSKRVFAISGKATNNASVAASTIQIEGQLHDIDGETIDRRTISCGMETTAESLSSLTTREINVMQGLAPPKQFHVPPGQSVSFLIVFPSPPPTITELSCRVATAQFSTS from the coding sequence GTGATTATCGAATGTCCAGCCTGTCACACCCGCTATCGCATGGAGAGCTCCGTGTCGGTTACTGACGCGACACTCTTTGAGTGTTCACGAGAACAGTGCGGTCATGTCTTCTCCTATCTGCCTGAGTCTTCGCCGCAGACACCAGCAGCACCGCCGCTTATGGAAGATCCACCTGTAGAACCGACGGATGCATTCGTTCCAGATCCCGCATTATCAACAGCGGAAGATTCTCCCCTGATGCCGCCGACGTCTCCTCCATCGTTTTCCCAGAGAACACCGGCACAGCCTTCTCTAGCAAAGGATAATAATCAAGCTTTCTCTACAGCAGAAGATTTCTCGCTCGATTCTCCTGCTCTCTCATCTCCAGTCACCTCTTTTCCTTCCTCTGCGACTAACGATGCAATCCGTCGAGATAACCCCGTGAAGCGATCCGCCTCTCTTCGTCCACGCCCTCGACCGACGCCTGTTTCTACCTTTTCCATTTGGCCAATGCTCGGGTTACTCGGGCTTCTCGTTATTGGCTATTACTTTCTCGGGAACCGATGGCGAACGAATGTGACCGATACAGAAGGAATGCTTGCTCGTCTCCCTGTGGTAGGATCATCGTTTGTCGCGAGCCAATTCTCGCCGCAGCACATTGTGTTGTCTGATGTGAAAAGTGGCTATTGGGTCACCAAAGATAGCAAACGCGTCTTCGCCATCTCTGGAAAAGCGACAAACAACGCCTCGGTTGCTGCTTCGACTATTCAGATTGAAGGACAGTTACACGATATCGATGGAGAAACCATTGATCGCCGAACGATCTCCTGCGGGATGGAAACGACAGCAGAAAGTCTGTCCTCACTGACGACGCGCGAGATCAATGTCATGCAAGGCCTCGCACCACCGAAACAGTTCCATGTCCCACCTGGGCAGTCGGTGAGTTTTCTGATTGTTTTCCCCAGCCCCCCACCAACAATTACTGAATTGAGTTGCCGTGTCGCAACGGCTCAGTTCAGCACCTCTTAA
- a CDS encoding 1-acyl-sn-glycerol-3-phosphate acyltransferase, translating into MITLCSSLDREIVGGSAEKSTSLTIYSKENYNATIFFCHESGNLLHWIVLALRFFSVAVLTLFWGVFVILFSYFDRYGERAVRLIRFWARGVLWVCGVKVRVHGRERIDPRKAYLFMANHQSNFDIPILMAAFDTWQVRWVSKQEVRKVPIIGFCMQRTHQVLVDRDSPTQAVAVIRQVKALLDVGISAAFFPEGTRTRDGRLQPFKPGGFAVAAEAKVPVVPTVVIGSRALWPPGGVDLHPGTVDVIFCEPVSIDSHLSKKAAREALLQKVHTAIAQQLREDVPVVAPVSSPASTATSLPEHPTS; encoded by the coding sequence ATAATCACGCTCTGTTCCTCCCTCGACAGAGAAATTGTAGGAGGAAGCGCTGAAAAATCAACCTCGTTGACGATATATAGTAAAGAAAACTATAATGCCACAATATTTTTCTGCCACGAGTCAGGGAATCTCTTGCATTGGATTGTTCTCGCCCTCCGTTTTTTTTCAGTTGCTGTACTTACGCTTTTCTGGGGCGTCTTTGTCATTCTTTTTTCTTACTTTGATCGTTATGGAGAGCGCGCTGTGCGGCTCATTCGGTTCTGGGCACGTGGAGTGCTCTGGGTATGTGGTGTGAAGGTCAGAGTCCATGGCCGTGAGCGCATTGACCCACGCAAAGCGTATCTGTTCATGGCAAATCATCAAAGCAATTTTGACATTCCCATCTTGATGGCGGCATTCGATACGTGGCAAGTGCGTTGGGTCTCAAAGCAGGAAGTGCGTAAAGTCCCCATCATCGGCTTTTGCATGCAGCGTACACACCAAGTGCTGGTTGATCGTGACAGCCCAACCCAAGCGGTTGCTGTGATCCGGCAAGTGAAAGCCTTACTTGATGTAGGGATATCGGCGGCATTTTTTCCGGAAGGGACTCGGACGCGTGATGGTCGTTTGCAGCCATTCAAACCTGGCGGGTTTGCTGTCGCCGCTGAAGCAAAAGTTCCCGTCGTGCCTACGGTAGTCATCGGTAGTCGCGCACTCTGGCCTCCAGGCGGGGTGGATTTGCATCCAGGAACTGTTGATGTCATTTTTTGTGAGCCGGTTTCAATTGATTCTCATTTGAGTAAGAAGGCTGCGCGTGAAGCTCTTCTACAAAAAGTCCACACCGCGATTGCACAGCAACTGAGAGAGGATGTTCCGGTTGTAGCTCCTGTTTCCTCTCCAGCATCGACGGCAACTTCTCTCCCGGAGCATCCGACTTCATGA